A single genomic interval of Burkholderia sp. HI2500 harbors:
- a CDS encoding glycosyltransferase family 2 protein translates to MTTLGALVILYHPSDAQLDALGAWRHACDALLVVDNTPQPDARARELCAREGIALLHHGNRGGIAGAYNAGLAALFRDRIDAVALFDQDSSVPAAYFPAMREVCAGLGGRPFLAGPRIFDENARSFLPELSTNGIGLRRLRIEPGASLQRCAFLISSGCVVSRDAFDVLGRFDETLFIDHVDTEYSFRALSRNVPLYVVPSLVLPHRIGAKQRHALGPFEMTSMNHSWQRRYYSARNAVQLGMQYGLRFPVAIVPNLLTIWQVVQIALVERDKRAKLAGILFGVADGLFGRLGPLERTRPRLAARAQRVQQG, encoded by the coding sequence ATGACGACACTCGGCGCACTCGTGATCCTGTATCACCCGAGCGATGCACAGCTCGACGCGCTCGGCGCATGGCGGCACGCGTGCGACGCGCTGCTCGTCGTCGACAACACGCCGCAGCCCGATGCGCGGGCCCGCGAGCTGTGCGCGCGCGAGGGCATCGCGCTGCTGCATCACGGCAATCGCGGCGGAATCGCGGGCGCGTACAACGCGGGGCTCGCGGCGCTGTTTCGCGATCGGATCGACGCCGTCGCGCTGTTCGACCAGGATTCGTCGGTGCCGGCCGCGTATTTCCCCGCGATGCGCGAAGTCTGCGCGGGGCTTGGCGGGCGCCCGTTCCTGGCGGGCCCGCGCATCTTCGACGAAAACGCGCGCAGCTTCCTGCCCGAACTGTCGACCAACGGGATCGGGCTGCGCCGCCTGCGCATCGAGCCGGGCGCGTCGTTGCAGCGCTGCGCGTTCCTGATTTCGTCGGGCTGCGTCGTGTCGCGTGACGCGTTCGACGTGCTCGGCCGCTTCGACGAGACGCTGTTCATCGATCACGTCGATACCGAATACAGCTTCCGCGCGTTGTCGCGCAACGTGCCGCTCTATGTCGTGCCGTCGCTGGTGCTGCCGCACCGGATCGGCGCGAAGCAGCGTCATGCGCTTGGCCCTTTTGAAATGACGTCGATGAATCACTCGTGGCAACGGCGCTATTACAGCGCGCGCAATGCGGTGCAGCTCGGGATGCAGTACGGGTTGCGCTTTCCGGTGGCGATCGTGCCGAACCTGTTGACGATATGGCAGGTCGTGCAGATCGCGCTCGTCGAACGCGACAAGCGCGCGAAGCTCGCCGGCATTCTGTTCGGCGTCGCGGATGGCCTGTTCGGCCGGCTCGGGCCGCTCGAACGCACGCGGCCGCGTCTGGCCGCGCGTGCGCAACGCGTGCAGCAGGGATGA
- a CDS encoding HlyD family secretion protein, translating into MHHDNLHSAAPPAALNDPALDARRATRRKRFIAFFAVVLVAALAWIAYWLLSDRYYEDTDDAYVAGSIVQVAAQIPGSVTDVVVADTQAVRAGQTLVKLDDTEASVAFAQAKAQLAQAVRQVANAKISNTMYVEAVNARRADLALAQRAFAARSGASVEIVAPEELARARAAVAGAQANLAAAQAQLDAARALGTRLPVDESPAVVQAAAQFKLAYRNLKRTTIVAPVDGTIGQRSVQVGQQVGPGVPLMSIVQLNQLWIEANFKEGQIRHMRIGQPVEVVSDLYGSRVTYRGRVQGFSAGTGSAFSMLPSQNAAGNWIKVVQRVPVVIALDARDLAAHPLRVGLSMRATVDTHDRNGHALDSEPPTPAVSTRVHDGVASDAESAAAAIIRDNQGG; encoded by the coding sequence ATGCACCACGACAACCTCCATTCCGCCGCGCCGCCGGCCGCACTGAACGACCCGGCACTCGACGCGCGCCGCGCGACGCGCCGCAAGCGCTTCATCGCGTTCTTCGCGGTCGTGCTGGTGGCCGCGCTCGCATGGATCGCGTACTGGCTGCTGAGCGATCGCTATTACGAAGACACCGACGACGCGTACGTCGCCGGCAGCATCGTCCAGGTCGCCGCGCAGATCCCCGGATCGGTGACCGACGTCGTGGTGGCCGATACGCAGGCCGTGCGCGCCGGCCAGACCCTCGTGAAGCTCGACGACACCGAGGCGTCCGTCGCGTTCGCGCAGGCGAAGGCGCAACTCGCGCAGGCGGTGCGGCAGGTCGCGAACGCGAAGATCTCGAACACGATGTACGTCGAGGCCGTGAATGCGCGGCGCGCCGACCTGGCGCTCGCGCAGCGCGCGTTCGCCGCACGCTCGGGCGCATCGGTCGAGATCGTCGCGCCCGAGGAACTCGCGCGTGCGCGCGCGGCGGTCGCCGGTGCGCAGGCGAATCTCGCGGCCGCGCAGGCGCAGCTCGATGCGGCACGCGCGCTCGGCACCCGGTTGCCCGTCGACGAGAGCCCGGCGGTCGTGCAGGCGGCCGCGCAGTTCAAGCTCGCGTACCGGAACCTGAAGCGCACGACGATCGTCGCGCCGGTCGACGGCACGATCGGGCAGCGTTCGGTGCAGGTCGGCCAGCAGGTCGGGCCCGGCGTGCCGCTGATGTCGATCGTGCAGCTCAACCAGCTGTGGATCGAGGCGAATTTCAAGGAAGGGCAGATTCGCCACATGCGCATCGGGCAGCCGGTCGAGGTCGTGTCGGATCTGTACGGCTCGCGCGTGACCTATCGCGGCCGCGTGCAGGGCTTCTCGGCGGGCACCGGCAGCGCGTTCTCGATGCTGCCGTCGCAGAACGCGGCCGGAAACTGGATCAAGGTCGTGCAGCGCGTGCCGGTCGTGATCGCGCTCGATGCGCGCGATCTCGCCGCGCATCCGCTGCGCGTCGGGCTGTCGATGCGCGCGACGGTCGACACGCACGATCGCAACGGCCACGCGCTCGACAGCGAGCCGCCGACGCCGGCCGTCAGCACGCGCGTGCACGACGGCGTCGCGAGCGACGCGGAAAGCGCCGCGGCCGCGATCATCCGCGACAATCAGGGCGGGTAA
- the fdhA gene encoding formaldehyde dehydrogenase, glutathione-independent → MSSNRGVVYLGPGQVEVQKIDYPKMVDPSGRAIGHGVILKVVSTNICGSDQHMVRGRTTAPVGLVLGHEITGEVVEIGRDVETLKLGDLVSVPFNVACGRCAMCKDTHTGVCLNVNPSRAGGAYGYVDMGGWIGGQAEYVLVPYADFNLLKFPDRDQAMAKIRDLTCLSDILPTGYHGAVSAGVKPGSTVYIAGAGPVGMAAAASARLLGAAVTIVGDMNAERLAHARAMGFETVDLSKDASLGEQIEQILGVPEIDCAVDCVGFEAHGHGSSGHAEEAPATVLNSLMEITRPAGAIGIPGLYVTDDPGAKDKAAQHGSLSIRFGLGWAKSHSFFTGQTPVLKYNRNLMQAILFDRLPIAKIVNVEVISLDQAPEGYKKFDGGAPRKFVIDPHGLLAA, encoded by the coding sequence ATGAGCAGCAATCGAGGTGTCGTCTATCTTGGGCCGGGCCAGGTCGAAGTCCAGAAAATCGATTATCCGAAGATGGTCGACCCGAGCGGCCGCGCGATCGGCCACGGCGTGATCCTGAAAGTGGTGAGCACGAACATCTGCGGCTCCGACCAGCACATGGTGCGCGGCCGCACGACCGCGCCGGTTGGCCTCGTGCTCGGTCACGAGATCACGGGCGAGGTGGTCGAGATCGGCCGCGACGTCGAGACGCTGAAACTCGGCGATCTCGTGTCGGTGCCGTTCAACGTGGCCTGCGGCCGCTGTGCGATGTGCAAGGACACGCATACGGGCGTGTGCCTGAACGTGAACCCGTCGCGTGCCGGCGGCGCGTACGGCTACGTCGACATGGGCGGCTGGATCGGCGGCCAGGCCGAGTACGTGCTCGTGCCGTATGCCGATTTCAACCTGCTGAAATTCCCCGATCGCGATCAGGCCATGGCGAAGATCCGCGATCTGACCTGCCTGTCCGACATTCTGCCCACCGGTTATCACGGCGCGGTGAGCGCGGGCGTGAAGCCGGGCTCGACGGTCTACATCGCGGGTGCGGGCCCGGTCGGGATGGCGGCGGCCGCCTCGGCGCGCCTGCTCGGCGCGGCCGTGACGATCGTCGGCGACATGAACGCGGAACGCCTCGCACACGCACGCGCGATGGGCTTCGAGACGGTCGACCTGTCGAAGGACGCATCGCTCGGCGAGCAGATCGAGCAGATCCTCGGCGTGCCCGAGATCGACTGCGCGGTCGACTGCGTCGGCTTCGAGGCGCACGGCCACGGTTCGTCGGGCCATGCGGAGGAAGCGCCTGCGACCGTGCTGAACTCGCTGATGGAAATCACGCGCCCGGCCGGCGCGATCGGCATCCCGGGCCTGTACGTGACGGACGATCCGGGCGCGAAGGACAAGGCGGCGCAACACGGCAGCCTGAGCATCCGCTTCGGCCTCGGCTGGGCGAAGTCGCACTCGTTCTTTACGGGCCAGACGCCGGTGCTGAAGTACAACCGCAACCTGATGCAGGCGATCCTGTTCGACCGGCTGCCGATCGCGAAGATCGTCAACGTCGAAGTGATTTCGCTCGACCAGGCGCCGGAAGGCTACAAGAAGTTCGACGGCGGCGCGCCGCGTAAATTCGTCATCGACCCGCACGGGTTGCTGGCGGCGTAA
- a CDS encoding glycosyltransferase, with translation MAKMIVTAIGSAGDVHPLLGVARTLAARGHDVVFCTHAPFEAAVRRCGFAFVPIGTATDYEAAMANPALWDSRTSFRTLWEVIAPTLRPHYDALRALTDDDTVLVGTLWAFSARFMQELHGTPYVSVQVSPSTLLSAHAPPTHPRLTIPARWPLPVKAALMTLIERQVLDRTCGPALNAVRRALGLAPARRVLGRWLHSTDGVLCLFPGWFAPPQPDWPSNHLQSGFPLFNDIATPEDDVALDAYLAAGEPPVVFTAGSTRVDHAAYARAVADALRATGARGILLTPHDAAPDSDRLLVRCFVPMRTLLPRCRALVHHGGIGTAALAFEAGIAQVVTPFAHDQFDNAQRVAVSGCGVRVDGPVDGARLGAALARVLGEPSFAVHAARTRALLAAERDGCDAAADFIERFAPAHGRAAVRPEAAVAGA, from the coding sequence ATGGCGAAGATGATCGTGACCGCGATCGGCTCGGCGGGCGACGTGCATCCGCTGCTCGGCGTCGCGCGCACGCTCGCGGCGCGCGGTCACGACGTCGTGTTCTGCACGCATGCGCCGTTCGAGGCGGCGGTGCGCCGGTGCGGGTTCGCCTTCGTGCCGATCGGCACCGCGACCGACTACGAAGCCGCGATGGCGAACCCCGCGCTGTGGGATTCGCGCACGTCGTTTCGCACGCTGTGGGAGGTGATCGCGCCGACGCTGCGCCCGCATTACGACGCGCTGCGCGCGCTGACCGACGACGATACGGTGCTCGTCGGCACGCTGTGGGCGTTCTCCGCGCGCTTCATGCAGGAGCTGCACGGTACGCCGTACGTGTCGGTGCAGGTGTCGCCGTCGACGCTGCTGTCCGCGCATGCGCCGCCGACGCACCCGCGCCTGACGATTCCCGCGCGCTGGCCGCTGCCCGTGAAGGCGGCGCTGATGACGCTGATCGAGCGGCAGGTGCTCGATCGCACGTGCGGCCCCGCGCTCAACGCGGTGCGCCGCGCGCTCGGGCTCGCGCCGGCGCGGCGTGTGCTGGGCCGCTGGCTGCATTCGACCGATGGCGTGCTGTGCCTGTTTCCCGGCTGGTTCGCGCCGCCGCAGCCGGACTGGCCGTCGAATCATCTGCAAAGCGGTTTCCCGTTGTTCAACGATATTGCGACCCCCGAAGACGATGTGGCACTCGATGCGTATCTCGCGGCCGGTGAACCCCCGGTCGTGTTCACGGCCGGTTCGACACGCGTCGATCACGCGGCATACGCGCGCGCGGTGGCGGACGCGCTGCGCGCGACCGGCGCGCGCGGGATCCTGCTGACGCCGCACGATGCGGCGCCGGACAGTGACCGCTTGCTCGTGCGCTGCTTCGTGCCGATGCGCACGCTGCTGCCGCGCTGCCGCGCGCTCGTGCATCACGGCGGGATCGGCACCGCAGCGCTCGCGTTCGAAGCCGGAATCGCGCAGGTCGTCACGCCGTTCGCGCACGACCAGTTCGACAACGCGCAACGGGTCGCCGTGAGCGGCTGCGGCGTGCGGGTCGATGGCCCGGTCGACGGTGCGCGTCTCGGCGCGGCGCTCGCGCGCGTGCTCGGTGAACCTTCGTTCGCGGTGCACGCGGCGCGCACGCGCGCGCTGCTTGCCGCCGAGCGGGACGGCTGCGACGCCGCCGCCGATTTCATCGAACGGTTCGCACCGGCGCACGGGCGGGCTGCCGTGCGGCCCGAAGCCGCGGTGGCCGGCGCATGA
- a CDS encoding efflux transporter outer membrane subunit, producing the protein MMIVAAAASLALGGCVPSGFLPSLSLRAPADDALAHTAGPGVNGAWPAPDWVKQLQDPQLDALVAEAAQNNPDLQVAQARLRIAQAQLQQFDSLTGLTGTAGATVSRARMPKPGDDVANVSVSGYRVPVEIFGDPNTSPSSVFVGLTYQLDLWGKNRAATKSLMSLREAARVEAEQVRLTLAIAIVTVYCQLDQAYATQDLLQQKLKVSQRVTTVLRERTARGLDNAYDASDASIKRSKLLAQIAMNDEQIKLAQLQLGVLSGRGPERGLALQRPRVGVFAGGALPARLPADLLGRRPDIVAARLRVEAAFANADSTRAQFYPDVNLVALGGVFALTPASLFSRDALAGSIGPAISLPIFDRGRLKAKLGADVAQADVAIGLYNKTVDDALGQVAQFVTSLQTSQTLVAQQQDAVAAAQKIVEIATDRHRRGVLMQKDVDVADLTLIDERAQMIALLGRQRSLRIGLIGALGGGFDAGATVAQAPVVHRARSGAAKRGASTTAPAAPAVVAATAPTASTVSNASTASRPVATPSADVRAASVAVPPIVAASNAGSARRDDAARTPAVAATPRSTAVLARTAAANPAPSPSVTPSIPLFQHDRLIVTQSD; encoded by the coding sequence ATGATGATCGTCGCCGCGGCCGCGTCGCTGGCGTTGGGCGGATGCGTGCCGTCGGGCTTCCTGCCGTCGCTGTCGTTGCGCGCGCCGGCCGACGATGCGCTCGCGCATACGGCCGGCCCCGGCGTGAACGGCGCGTGGCCCGCGCCCGACTGGGTGAAGCAGCTGCAGGACCCGCAGCTCGACGCGCTGGTCGCCGAGGCTGCGCAAAACAACCCCGACCTGCAGGTCGCGCAGGCGCGGCTGCGGATCGCGCAGGCACAGCTTCAGCAGTTCGATTCGTTGACGGGGCTGACGGGCACGGCTGGCGCGACCGTCAGCCGCGCGCGGATGCCGAAGCCGGGCGACGACGTCGCCAACGTGTCGGTCAGCGGCTATCGCGTGCCGGTGGAGATCTTCGGCGATCCGAACACCTCGCCGTCGTCGGTGTTCGTCGGGCTGACCTACCAGCTCGACCTGTGGGGCAAGAACCGCGCCGCGACGAAGAGCCTGATGTCGCTGCGCGAAGCGGCGCGGGTCGAGGCCGAGCAGGTGCGGCTCACGCTGGCGATCGCGATCGTCACCGTGTACTGCCAGCTCGACCAGGCGTATGCGACGCAGGACCTGCTGCAGCAGAAACTGAAGGTCAGCCAGCGCGTGACGACGGTGTTGCGCGAGCGCACCGCGCGCGGGCTCGACAACGCGTACGACGCGAGCGACGCATCGATCAAGCGCAGCAAGCTGCTCGCGCAGATCGCGATGAACGACGAGCAGATCAAGCTCGCGCAGCTGCAGCTCGGCGTGCTGTCCGGCCGTGGTCCAGAGCGCGGGCTCGCGCTGCAGCGGCCACGCGTTGGTGTCTTCGCGGGCGGCGCGCTGCCCGCGCGGCTGCCGGCCGACCTCCTGGGGCGCCGGCCCGACATCGTCGCCGCGCGCTTGCGTGTCGAAGCCGCGTTCGCGAATGCCGATTCGACGCGCGCACAGTTCTATCCGGACGTGAACCTCGTCGCGCTCGGCGGCGTGTTCGCGTTGACTCCCGCGTCGCTGTTCTCGCGCGATGCGCTCGCCGGTTCCATCGGCCCGGCGATCTCGCTGCCGATCTTCGATCGCGGCCGGCTGAAGGCGAAGCTCGGTGCGGATGTCGCGCAGGCCGACGTCGCGATCGGGCTGTACAACAAGACCGTCGACGACGCGCTCGGGCAGGTCGCGCAGTTCGTCACGTCGCTGCAGACGTCGCAGACGCTCGTCGCGCAGCAGCAGGACGCGGTCGCGGCCGCGCAGAAGATCGTTGAGATCGCAACCGACCGGCACCGGCGCGGCGTGCTGATGCAGAAGGACGTGGACGTCGCCGATCTCACGCTGATCGACGAGCGCGCGCAGATGATCGCGTTGCTCGGCCGGCAGCGGTCGCTGCGCATCGGGCTGATCGGCGCGCTGGGCGGCGGGTTCGATGCGGGCGCGACGGTTGCGCAGGCGCCGGTCGTGCATCGGGCGCGTAGCGGGGCGGCCAAGCGTGGCGCTTCGACTACCGCGCCCGCGGCGCCCGCGGTGGTCGCTGCGACCGCACCGACCGCGTCGACCGTATCGAACGCGTCGACCGCGAGCCGACCGGTGGCGACGCCGTCGGCCGATGTGCGTGCGGCGAGCGTGGCCGTGCCGCCGATCGTCGCTGCATCGAATGCGGGTTCCGCACGACGCGACGACGCGGCACGCACGCCGGCCGTCGCCGCGACACCGCGCAGTACCGCCGTTCTCGCGCGCACGGCCGCGGCGAATCCGGCGCCGAGCCCGTCGGTCACACCATCGATTCCCTTGTTCCAGCACGATCGTCTGATCGTTACGCAAAGCGACTGA
- a CDS encoding DHA2 family efflux MFS transporter permease subunit: MSTASPLHDGPVAPSAFDVPAPAPAARPVRGVRLALLTFALSLATFIEVLDSTVTNVAVPAISGSLGVSNSQGTWVISSYSVAAAIAVPLTGWLARRVGELRLFVGAILLFTLTSLLCGLARDLHVLVICRALQGLFSGPMVPLSQTILLRTFPPDKRTIALALWAMTVLLAPIFGPVVGGWIVDNFSWPWIFLINLPIGLFSFAVCTAMLRPDAQRGTAGPIDVPGIVLLVIGVGSLQAMLDLGHDRGWFGSPLIVTLAVVAALSIMSLLIWEAGEAHPVVDLSLFRDRTFSFCVLIISLGMMSFSVVGVVFPLWMQAVMGYNAFHAGLATASLGVLALVFSILVGLHAHRFDARVLATFGFLVFAAVLAWDAHFTLKMTFAQIAAPGLIQGIGLPCFFIPLTAATLSRIPDDRLAAASSLSNFLRTLSAAFGTAMSVTLWDNRATYHYDVVSQSVTHASANTQRFVHTLNAMGVDGVRELSTLHQVVMQQAYMMATNDMFWMASMTCLALAAMMWLTRPKRGAAASFGH; this comes from the coding sequence ATGAGCACCGCGTCGCCGCTTCACGACGGGCCGGTCGCGCCGTCCGCGTTCGACGTGCCGGCGCCAGCGCCGGCCGCGCGGCCGGTGCGTGGCGTCCGGCTCGCGCTGCTGACGTTCGCGCTGTCGCTCGCGACCTTCATCGAGGTGCTCGATTCGACCGTGACGAACGTCGCGGTGCCGGCGATCTCCGGCAGTCTCGGCGTATCGAACAGCCAGGGCACGTGGGTGATCAGCTCGTATTCGGTCGCGGCCGCGATCGCGGTGCCGCTGACGGGCTGGCTCGCGCGCCGCGTCGGCGAGTTGCGGCTGTTCGTCGGCGCGATCCTGCTGTTCACGCTGACGTCGCTGCTGTGCGGGCTCGCGCGCGACCTGCACGTGCTGGTGATCTGCCGCGCGCTGCAGGGGCTGTTTTCCGGGCCGATGGTGCCGCTGTCGCAGACGATCCTGCTGCGCACGTTCCCGCCGGACAAGCGCACGATCGCGCTCGCGCTGTGGGCGATGACGGTGCTGCTCGCGCCGATCTTCGGGCCGGTGGTCGGCGGCTGGATCGTCGACAACTTCTCGTGGCCGTGGATCTTCCTGATCAATTTGCCGATCGGGCTGTTCTCGTTCGCGGTCTGCACCGCGATGCTGCGCCCTGACGCGCAACGCGGCACGGCCGGCCCGATCGACGTGCCGGGCATCGTGCTGCTCGTGATCGGCGTCGGCTCGCTGCAGGCGATGCTCGATCTCGGCCACGATCGCGGCTGGTTCGGCTCGCCGCTGATCGTCACGCTCGCGGTGGTCGCGGCGCTCTCGATCATGTCGCTGCTGATCTGGGAGGCGGGCGAAGCGCATCCCGTCGTCGATCTCAGCCTGTTCCGCGATCGCACGTTCTCGTTCTGTGTCCTGATCATCTCGCTCGGGATGATGAGCTTCTCGGTGGTCGGCGTCGTGTTTCCACTGTGGATGCAGGCCGTGATGGGCTACAACGCGTTTCACGCGGGGCTCGCCACGGCGTCGCTCGGCGTGCTCGCACTGGTGTTCTCGATCCTCGTCGGGCTGCACGCGCATCGCTTCGACGCGCGCGTGCTCGCGACCTTCGGCTTCCTCGTGTTCGCGGCCGTGCTCGCGTGGGATGCGCATTTCACGCTGAAGATGACGTTCGCGCAGATCGCCGCGCCGGGGCTGATCCAGGGGATCGGGCTGCCGTGCTTCTTCATTCCGCTGACCGCCGCGACGCTGTCGCGCATTCCGGACGACCGGCTCGCGGCCGCGTCGAGCCTGTCGAACTTCCTGCGCACGCTGTCCGCCGCGTTCGGCACCGCGATGAGCGTGACGCTGTGGGACAACCGCGCGACCTATCACTACGACGTCGTGTCGCAATCCGTCACGCACGCGTCGGCGAACACGCAGCGCTTCGTGCATACGCTGAACGCGATGGGCGTGGACGGCGTGCGCGAGCTGTCGACGCTGCACCAGGTCGTGATGCAGCAGGCTTACATGATGGCGACCAACGACATGTTCTGGATGGCGAGCATGACGTGTCTCGCCCTCGCGGCAATGATGTGGCTGACGCGGCCGAAACGCGGCGCGGCGGCGTCGTTCGGGCATTGA